In a single window of the Cervus elaphus chromosome 1, mCerEla1.1, whole genome shotgun sequence genome:
- the LOC122699927 gene encoding olfactory receptor 1009-like, translating to MAGENYTRITEFIFTGLEYHPHAQGFLFLLFLLFYLVTMTGNLGMIFLIRMDSHLHTPIYFFLSHLSFVDVCFSSVVGPKMLRDFFAERKAISFLGCALQRWSFGLFVAMECLLLASTAYDRYVAICTPLLYSVLMSHRPCIQLVVGPCAAGFLNTMTHTTAAFRLPFCGSNIINHFFCDMSPLLSLVCADTRINKLLVFIVAGAVLVVSSLTILVSYFHIPISILSIRSARGRHRAFSTCSSHLTAVSISYGTLFFIYVRPGAVFALDLNQVVAVFYTAVIPMLNPLIYSLRNKEVKAAICRTIARRKFCLKS from the coding sequence ATGGCTGGTGAAAACTATACAAGGATCACAGAGTTTATTTTCACAGGCTTAGAGTACCATCCGCATGCGCAAGGcttcctcttcttgctcttccttcttttttaccTTGTTACCATGACCGGAAACCTGGGCATGATTTTCCTCATCCGGATGGATTCCCACCTGCACACACCGATATACTTTTTTCTCAGTCACCTGTCCTTTGTGGATGTCTGCTTTTCGTCCGTGGTTGGCCCCAAGATGCTCAGAGACTTCTTCGCTGAAAGGAAAGCCATTTCTTTCCTAGGCTGTGCCTTGCAGCGGTGGTCCTTTGGGCTCTTTGTGGCCATGGAGTGCCTTCTCCTGGCATCCACAGCttatgaccgctacgtggccatctgtaCCCCACTGCTGTATTCAGTTCTCATGTCCCACAGACCCTGCATACAGCTGGTGGTTGGACCCTGCGCTGCTGGATTTCTGAACACCATGACCCACACAACAGCTGCTTTCCGACTTCCCTTCTGTGGTTCCAACATTATCaatcacttcttctgtgacatGTCCCCACTTCTATCTCTGGTATGTGCTGACACACGGATCAATAAATTGCTAGTTTTCATCGTGGCTGGAGCTGTACTTGTGGTCAGCAGCCTGACTATATTAGTCTCCTATTTTCACATCCCCATCTCTATCCTGAGCATCCGCTCTGCTCGTGGGAGGCACagagccttctccacctgctcttcCCATCTCACAGCTGTCTCCATCTCGTATGGGACTCTCTTCTTTATCTACGTGAGGCCAGGAGCAGTTTTCGCTCTGGATCTCAATCAAGTGGTGGCAGTGTTCTACACAGCAGTGATTCCCATGTTGAATCCTCTCATCTACAGCTTGAGAAATAAAGAAGTGAAAGCTGCTATATGCAGGACCATCGCCAGGAGAAAGTTTTGCCTCAAAAGTTAA